The proteins below are encoded in one region of Syntrophotalea carbinolica DSM 2380:
- a CDS encoding IS3 family transposase (programmed frameshift) encodes MSNTRRRRFSAEFKAKVALEAIRGDQTISELASRYELHPNMITNWKRQAIDNMAAGFSGAPERKGKADEAQIKDLHAKIGELTVERDFLGQSLRALSLSPARRKQLVEPDHGQLSIAQQFRLLCIQRSAYYYRPVGESAQNLELMRLIDEQHLETPCYGARQMTRHLRREGHAVNRKRIGRLMQMMGLSAIYQKPNTSKPHPQHKIYPYLLRGLKIDRPNQVWCADISYIPMRRGFLYLVAIMDWTSRKVLSWRLSSTMDADFCVAALEEALHRYGTPEIFNTDQGSQFTSDAFTTVLKDAGIRISMDGKGRWMDNVMIERLWRSLKYECIYLHAFETGNEVRQGLKRWIDHYNTKRPHSSLDDKTPDEAYWQKPRPGYAGPALSLAA; translated from the exons ATGAGCAATACCCGACGTAGACGTTTCTCAGCCGAATTCAAAGCCAAAGTGGCCCTTGAGGCAATTCGTGGCGACCAGACTATCAGCGAATTGGCCAGCCGTTATGAGCTGCATCCCAACATGATCACCAACTGGAAACGACAGGCCATCGATAACATGGCAGCAGGCTTTTCCGGAGCCCCCGAGCGCAAAGGCAAAGCAGACGAGGCCCAGATCAAGGACCTGCATGCCAAAATCGGAGAACTGACCGTCGAGCGCGATTTTTTGG GCCAAAGCCTTCGAGCGTTGTCGCTGAGTCCCGCCCGAAGGAAACAACTGGTTGAGCCAGACCATGGCCAACTCAGCATTGCTCAGCAGTTCCGGTTACTGTGCATCCAGCGATCGGCCTATTATTACCGGCCTGTTGGCGAGAGTGCGCAGAACCTGGAACTGATGCGCCTGATCGACGAGCAGCACCTTGAAACGCCCTGCTACGGTGCTCGGCAGATGACGCGACACCTTCGCCGGGAAGGACATGCCGTCAACCGCAAGCGGATCGGCCGTTTGATGCAGATGATGGGGCTATCGGCCATCTACCAGAAGCCGAACACCTCGAAACCGCATCCGCAGCACAAGATCTATCCCTATCTGCTGCGCGGTTTGAAAATTGACCGGCCCAATCAGGTCTGGTGCGCCGATATCAGCTATATTCCGATGCGGCGCGGCTTTCTCTACTTGGTAGCGATCATGGACTGGACCAGTCGCAAGGTCTTGTCCTGGCGATTGTCCAGCACCATGGATGCCGACTTCTGCGTGGCGGCTCTTGAAGAAGCGCTGCACCGATACGGCACACCCGAGATCTTCAACACTGATCAGGGGAGCCAGTTCACCAGCGACGCCTTCACTACGGTGCTCAAAGATGCTGGGATTCGCATCTCCATGGATGGCAAAGGGCGCTGGATGGACAATGTCATGATCGAACGGCTCTGGCGCTCCCTGAAATACGAGTGCATTTACCTGCATGCTTTCGAGACCGGCAACGAGGTCCGGCAAGGTCTCAAACGCTGGATCGACCATTACAACACGAAGCGGCCTCACTCCAGTCTGGACGACAAAACACCAGATGAGGCATATTGGCAGAAACCCCGGCCGGGCTACGCTGGGCCGGCACTTTCTCTGGCGGCATAA